In Armatimonadota bacterium, the genomic stretch AGGCTGTCTCTTCTCCTTCGACTCGCGAAACAAGAGGAGAGCTTGATTTCGATTGAGCAAGAAATTCGAGACCAAGTGGACTCCGAAATCGGAAGAGCGCAACGGCAGTTCTTCCTCAAAGAACAGCTTCGCGCCATCCAAACCGAACTCGGAGGCGATGGGTTGTCCGAATCAGACCGATTCGAAGAACTGGTCGCAGACCTGCCCTCTTCTGCGAAGCAATGCGCACAATCCGAAATCCGCAAACTCAGAACCGCTGAGTCCGATTCTGCCGAAGCCCAGACCGCCCGCAACTATCTCGAGACCCTCGTCTCGCTCCCTTGGGGCACTTCAGCGTACGCCGAGATTGATCTTAGACAGGCTCAATCGGCTATGGATACAAACCACTTTGGTCTCGATTCGGTGAAGGAACGGATGATTGAGTTCCTCGCTGTCCACAAACTCAACGGCTCCCGCCAGGGGGCGGTTCTGTGTTTCGTCGGCCCTCCTGGAGTGGGCAAAACCAGCGTAGCCCACACAATTGCCGAAGTATTGGGGCGACCTGCCGTCAACATTGCGCTGGGCGGTCTTAAAGATGAAGCGGAAATTCGTGGTCATCGACGCACCTACGTCGGTTCGCGCATGGGCAAGATCATGAACGCCATCCGGACGGCAGGCGTGAAGAACCCCGTTTGCATCCTCGATGAAATCGACAAAATGCATGATGGCGCCCAGGGCGATCCCGCCAGCGCTCTTCTTGAAGTCCTCGACGCGGAGCAGAACCGCGCGTTTGTTGACCACTATCTCGAAGTTCCGTTCGATCTCTCTGAAGTCCTCTTCATTGCCACAGCGAACTTGCTTGATCGGCTCCCCTGCGCCTTGCTTGATCGACTCGAAGTCATCGAGTTTTCCGGCTACTCTGAAGGGGAACGCGTTGAGATTGCCCAGCGGCACATTCTTCCGTCCACGGCATCGAGCTCAGGTCTGGGTGTCACTATGCCTCCTCTCACAGAAGAAGCCACTCGGCTTCTAGCTTCGCAATACTCCCGCGAAACCGGAGTTCGCGGACTGTCGCGAGAGTGCAAACGGCTTGCCCGCAAGCTCGCTACGCTCCAAGCCACCGATCAACCACTCCCCGCGATCATCGACCCAGCGGCGCTGATCCAGCTGCTCGGTCCTGCACCCATCGATCACCAAGTTTCCCACGCATCCCAGATCGGAACCGCGCATGGCCTGGTGGTGACGGGCTATGGCGGCGATGTGATGCAAATCGAAGTCGGCCTCGCCCGTCCGCTTGGACCAGAACCTAAGCTCACGCTTACCGGTGCACTTGGCCCTGTGATGCAGGAGTCCGTTCAAACCGCCCTCAGCTTCGTTCGCTCACAACTTGATTCACGCCAAATCGACTCTCGCTTCGATGTCCATGTCCACCTTCCCCAAGCCGCGATCCCTAAGGACGGCCCGAGTGCCGGAATCACCCTCGCCATCGCGCTCTTTTCCGCCTTCACCGGCCGCCCCGCTAGCGGCAAAGTCGCCATGACAGGCGAAATCACTCTCCGTGGTCAAATCCTGCCGGTTGGGGGTTTAAGAGAAAAGATTCTTGCGGCAAAACGGTTTGGTTACGGTACCGTCTTGTATCCGGGAACCCTTCAGGCCGAGGTCGAACGCATGTCGGAAGAGGTCCGAGAAGGCATTCTGCTCAAGCCAATCAAAACCTTTGAGGAGTCCTTGGACTTCGCATTCGACTACGCACAGACGGTCAGCATTCTCTGAAGCGAAATCAGCGCGTTCTCCCGGACTTCGGCTGGGACCTTGACTTGGTTGAGGACGTTGCCCTCGACCAGGTTCTCCAGAATCCAAAGCAGGAAACTTGGGTGGATCCGGTACATCGTCGCGCAGGGACAAATCTCTGGATCAAGGCAGAGGATCTCCTTGTCGGGCATCTCTTTCGCGAGGCGCGAAACGAGGTTGATCTCGGTCCCCACCGCCCACTTCGTTCCGCTGGGAGCTCTGGTGATTGAATCAAGAATGAACTCGGTCGATCCGTTGCTGTCCGCCGCTTCAACAACTTCCAGTTCGCACTCAGGGTGAACGATGACGTGAACGCCCGGATGATCCCTCCGAGCCTTCTCGATTTGCTCAACAGTGAACCGCTTATGGACCGAACAGTGACCTTTCCAGAGAATGAACTTCGCTTGCTGGATCGCTTCTGGGGTGTTGCCACCCATTGGCTTGAACGGATCCCAAAGCACCATCTCGTCGGGCGAGTACCCGAGCTTCACGCCCGTGTTCCGCCCAAGGTGCTGGTCGGGGAAGAAGAACATCTTGGTTCCTTGCTCAAGTGCCCATTTCACGGCAGTCGGCGCATTTGTGCTCGTGCAAACCGTGCCTTCATGCTCTCCGACGAACGCCTTAAGATTCGCCGCCGAGTTGATGTAGGTGACCGGAATCACCTTCTCGTCGGCACCGATGACTGAGTGGATCTGTTTCCAAGCCGCACGAACCTGGAACAGATTCGCCATGTCCGCCATGCTGCATCCTGCCGCCAGGTTTGGTAGGATCACAACTTTGTCTTCAGGAGTCAGAATATCAGCGCTCTCCGCCATGAAGTGAACGCCACAGAACACGATGTACTCAGCGTCGGGTGCGGCGGCGGCGAGCTTCGCCAGCTTGTAGCTATCGCCACGAAAATCCGCATGCTCGATGATCTCGTCGCGCTGGTAGTGATGCCCAAGAATCACCAGCCGCTTTCCCATCGCAGCTCGAGCGGCGTTGATTCGAGTCCGCAACTCGTCGTCGCTCAGATTGGTGTAGTCGGGGGGAAGCGGCGGTTGGTACATCTACTTCTTTCTACGTCCGTTACTTGATCGCAATCTTCGCGGTCAGTAGTGTTCCTCGGCAAAACGCTTGAAGCGTCACTGGTCCTTTCTCCAGCCCTGTGATCTGCCCGCCTTGGTCGATCCAAGCTGCGCCCTGAAGACTCCAAAGGACCTCGATGTTCGGGACCTCTTTCCCGGTGCCGTCAACGACTCGAGCTTGGGCTTTTCCATCGACGATCAACGGACCGACGATCTGAAACTTCATCTTGGTGTCAATCACCGGAAGTTTCGGTCCGTAAAACGCGACTCCGTTTGCGACGGGCCGTTCGCCCGTCTTATCGCTGGGACGATTCAGGTTCAGACCAAGGACATTCATTGTCGTTGAACCGCCCCCATCCAGGTTCAGCGCATCGCGGCAACCGAGTTCTTTCATGATTTCCGCGGCTTCACTCAGGGTTGCACCGACGCTCATCTTTTGGCGTCCATCGATCGCGACGAACACCAGATCGCCATCGCCCGTTCTACCAACCGCCGTTCGTGGGTGGCGAACATTGGCAAAATCCGTCCCGAATCCTTCGTTCTCGGCATCCACATAGATGTTGCCGTCTCGCATCAGAAGCGAACCACCACTCACGACATTCTCTATCTTCTCCCAATCAAAACCGGCTGTCGACAGTTTGATGGTCAGCCGTTGTCCTGGCTGGAGATCTGCCAATTGCTCGATCTTCGATCCATGAGCAACCAGAGTGAACTTTCCGTCATTGAGCGGCATGTTCGCCGCATCGGCTGAGGCGCTAACAACCGTAGCTCCAATTTGGGTAGAAGGGGAAATCCTTGAACCGTCGACTTTCAGAACCACGGTCAAGCAGGGTGATTTGGACTTAGAAATCCCGGCGTCCGGTGTGTTCAGAGTCACTTTGTTCTCCGGGCACTCTTGGTTGAACCCGTCGATGATGATCGGCGAACCACCCTCAGGAGTGACCGAGCCACTGAAACGCGCAAATCCGAAAACTGAGTTCGTCGGCCCCCACGCAAACACTGCTCGCCGTGGGTTCGGAAGGCTCAAGAATGTCCCTCGCCGAACCATCAACCCGAGTGGGTCACCTTGTGCCGGATTGACCGAGAAAAAGTCTGCGTTAATCGCCGCAATGGCGCCCGTCTCCTCAACGATTCCGCTGACCTTGCCGAGTCCATTTGAGTTGGGCTCAAAAACCGTCTTCCCGGCAAGTTCCGGCAAGAAGGAAATCACCGGATTCTGACCGATCACCCTAAGCGAGTGAATCATGCGCGGCGGATCGAGTTGAATTTCTTCGCGGTAGATGAGGCCTGGGGCGATAGGTTTTTCCCAAACCTGGCTTCGCGCCGACTGAAATGAACTCGCGGTCAACCAGACCGGCACCAGGAAAATGAGACCTAATCTTGCTCGCATAGCGACTCCGTATACTTCAATGTACCAAGGTTGGCATCCATTTCGGCTCGAATCCCCAGCGGAAGCGACAACATCTGCTTCGCATGGCCGAACGGAAAATCAATCATCGTCGGAATCCCGAGCCTCGATAGCCTTTCTCCGACAATTTCTCGCCAGGGCCTCGCACCGATCGTCTTGTCCGCCCGCTCGTCGGACCTTGTCATCTCTCCGATAACGATCCCCGACGCTCCCTGGATTGAGCCCGAGTTGATGAGGTGAGTCAGCATCGCATCGATTCGGTGAGGAGCTTCATCCACGTCTTCCAGCAAGACGATTTTGCCGTCCATGTGCAGCTGTTCAGGAGTGCCGATCAGATCGCTCAGCAGAATCAAGCATCCGCCCCCGACGACTCCACTCGCCCGGCCAGGAACCAGAGTGCTGCCGAACGGAGCCGCGTCTGGGATCGGATCGCCTCCACTCAGGGCAGCTCGAAGCGATTCATAAACCCACTCCTCTCTATCCGTATGAAGGGTCAGAGCCATCGGCGCATGCAGAGTCGGCAAACCGCGTCGGTTCAGTGCAGCATGAAGAACCGTAATATCCGAAAACCCGCTGAACAGCTTCCTCGATGCCGCCATCCGGTCGAGATCAAGAAACGGCATGAGACGCGAGCATCCATAGCCGCCCCTCGAACAGAAAACTGCTTGCGTCTCGGGATCATCGAAAGCATCCTGCAAGTCCTTCGCTCGGTCCTCATCTGATCCTGCCAGGTAGTCCGCCGCCGCGTAAACATGAGGAGTCAGCTTCAACTTGTAACCCGCCTTCTCTAAGATCGCGAACCCCTTCGCGGTCTGCTCAGGACTCAACGGCGACGCCGGAGAAACAATGCTGATCGTATCCCCCGGGCGTAAGGCTTTCGGCTTTGGCATCGAAGCGAAAAGAATACCGAGTCTACAGGTAAGTCATCACGGCAAAGTGGCAAGCCGCCCCAACGAGCACAAACACATGCCAGAGCTCGTGAAAACTAAACTTCCCCGGCCAGAGCTTGGGTCGCTTGGAGGCGTACACCACGGTCCCGATGGTGTACGAAAGGCCACCGGCGAACATCCAAATCACCGCAACCGTGCTGATCTTCGGAATCAGAATTCCGATGAACGGCAACATCATCCACCCCATCACCAAGTACAAAACCAGCCGGAGCCAGGTCGGCGGCTTATCCATCAGAATCGTCGTCGTCACCCCAATCGCACACAGAACGCATTGAACCACTACCACCCCGACCCCCAACGCCCCGCCAATTCCAAGCAGCGCAACGGGGAAGTAAGTGCCCGCAATCATGCAGTAAATCGCCGCATGATCCATCTTCTGCAAACCAGGCTTTGCCACCTTGGTCCAGTGGTAAATCGCGCTGGAAATGAACAAGAAAGCAGTCCCAAACCCATACACGAGATACGCCGGAGCCGATGGGACACCGTTCTTGAAAATCAGATAGGCGAGCCCAAGCACCGCCAAAATCGCTCCAGCTAGGTGCGAAAAAGCATTAAACGGCTCGCGAACTCTCACTCCTCGAATGTACCTTGGTTCAAACTAGAAGCGTAGTGGCGAGTTTCGACGTGGTTGACCTTGGGAGAATGAGCTACACCGAAGCGTTCGAGGTGCAAAATCGCTACGTGGCCGAGGTTCAAGGTGGACGAGGAGATGTTCTTCTGCTGGTGGAACACCCGCCTGTGCTCACCTTGGGCGCAAGTTTTCACGCAGAAAATCTGCTCTACCCCAGAGACTTTTATGCCGAAAGAGGCATCGATATTCAGCCGACGGACCGTGGCGGAGACGTCACCTATCATGCCCCCGGTCAACTCGTTGCGTATCCCATCTTCAACGTCGCACAACGCGGCAAGGACCTGCATCTCTGGATGCGCCAACTCGAAGAATCCGTCATCCGAGGACTGTCCAAGATCAACCTCGAAGGCGAGCGACTCGATGTGAATTCCGGAGTCTGGATCAACGAGAAAAAGGTCTGCGCCATCGGCATCAAGCTCAAAAAGTGGGTCTCAATGCACGGAATTGCCGTCAACTGCAACATCGATCTGGAACCCTTCACTTGGTTCGTCCCCTGCGGAATCCGAACCCACGGCGTGACCTCAATCTGCCAAGAACTCGGCAAACCATTCACCACCGAAGAATTCAAACCCCACCTAATCCAAGGCTTCCACGAGGTCTTCGATGCTTGATCGCCGCCCCGGTTGGGCAGGGGCCGACGAAGCTGGTCGTGGGCCCCTCGCGGGTCCGGTGGTGGCCGCCGCCGTCATTCTTCCTGAACAGTTCAACATCCAGGGCCTTAACGACTCCAAAAAACTCGACCCAACCAAACGCGAACTCCTAGAAACCAGGATTCGCGAAGGCGCAACCTTCCACATCGAGTTCGCTTGGCCCGACGAAATCGAACAGAAGAACATCCTCCACGCCTCTCTCGCAGCTATGAGCCGAGCCATCCTCTCCCTTAAAAACCCCCTGGGGGCACTCATAGACGGAAACCAGATCCCGAAGGGACTCAGCATTCCAGTCGAAACCGTCGTCAAAGGCGACGGCAAAATCGCCGAAATCGCCGCCGCCTCAATTCTCGCCAAGAACGTCCGAGACCGATACATGGTCGAAATCGCCACTGAATTCCCTCAATATGGCTTCGATAAACACTTCGGGTACCCGACGCCCGAGCACCTCGAAGCCCTCAGACAACACGGCCCCTGCCCCATCCACCGCCGCTCATTTGCGCCAGTAGCGGCGTTCTACCAAGCCACGCTCTTCTAATCCTTGATCGTCGCGTCCATGCGAAGAAGCTGCCCTTTCCGCAAGCCAAGGAACCGAAGCGAGCGATTGTCGATCCACAGCGGAGCTGCTTTTTCGGGCTGATCAACAACAAAATCCTCTTTGCCAACAAGCGTCATCTGCAAGGGATTATCCACCGGAATCACCATCACCCTTGGCAGATCATTCTTAGTCACATTAAGAGCAAGGTATTTCCCGTCAGGACTGACCGAAAGAGAAGCGGGCATCGCTTCCTCAACGTTTAGGTCAACCAAACCTTTGCCCTCGAAGAACAGCGAAGGCTTGGTCTTCTTGCTTTGAAACAGGAGGATGACATTGTTTCCCGACCATGCCGCACCCCGATAGAACTCCCGAGGAGCAACATCAAGCCCAGGGAAATCTGCATAAGGCACCGCCAGCGCCGGCGACTTTTTGATGAAGAAGTCATCCCCTCGCTTCCCACACAAAACATAGCTCTCGGACCCAGGACGGAAAGAAAATCCATTCTGAATATCAAGCTCACGAACGGATCCTGCCGAGGTCGTGTACTTCGAAAACTGCATGTTCCCCTTCGGAGTTACGCCCGTGTATTCACTGCGCACGGCCCAAGCTGATCCGCTGGTGTTGAACACTGGAAGTCCGACTACCTTGCCAAGATAGACGAATCGTTGCCCATTCCAGTCTCCGAAACCCGTGTCCGCTGGAGCGCTTGAATTGAACTGCACGTCAAGATGAACGCTCAAAAAATTCAATCCACCGGGCGCAGGGAAACAGTTCAAGGTCCTTGCCCGGGGCACGGCCGGGGTGTTTCCCTGCATTAAGAACTCAGGAGGATTGTCGGCGGCATCCTTTGGCAATGCCGTGAAGATGAACGAGAATCCTTTGCCGTCGGTGCTAAATGCCGAACGAACAAGTCTTGGCATCCATTCGGTCTTGAACTCGTTTGTGCAAAGCCGCACTCCAGGTTTACCTCGTTCGGTCCAGGCAATCGGTCCGGAATCGCCGAGGCGGAGTACCCGAGTGACCTCGTACTCGGTTTTGACATACTCGCCGTTCAAGTACATCTCGCCCCCCTGTTGGTTATCGCGCATCGCGGCAAACGCAAACGACCGAGAGTCGCCACTAAACACCGGAGGTGCGGTCGCAACAAACGGACCGAACCGTTTTCCGTCCAATAACGCATATTTCTTGTCCGCCGAAGTACACGCCACTCTAGATCGATCCGGACTGACGACCAGACTGGATAAGTCCACCTTTTTGGCGTCCAACTTCAAAAGGACAGTTTCTTTAAGGTCAATTTGTGGCGCGAAAGGAAAGACTAACATCGTTCAGAATGGTGTCGTGAGTGGCAATCGGGTTCCGAAAGGTCGCGAGTACGAGATGCTGGCGGTGGAATTCCTCCGTGCCAAGGGCTTTACCATTGTCACACGAAATTACACGATTCGGGGTGGAGAAATCGACATCGTCGCCCTGGATGGCGAAGAATTAGTCTTCGTAGAAGTCCGCTGGAGGGCGGACGATCAGGCCGAATGGTCGATTACCGAAGAAAAGCTGGATGCAATTCGCCGCGTCGCTACTGCGTATCTTTCTGAGATGCCCGAGGAGCGGGAGTTCCGATTCGACTTCATCGCAATCGGTCCCAGCGGGCTGAGGCATACCGAGCGATTTCTATGATCAACCTCATTTTTGAGACCCGAATGCCATGCTCTCAGCA encodes the following:
- a CDS encoding LD-carboxypeptidase, yielding MPKPKALRPGDTISIVSPASPLSPEQTAKGFAILEKAGYKLKLTPHVYAAADYLAGSDEDRAKDLQDAFDDPETQAVFCSRGGYGCSRLMPFLDLDRMAASRKLFSGFSDITVLHAALNRRGLPTLHAPMALTLHTDREEWVYESLRAALSGGDPIPDAAPFGSTLVPGRASGVVGGGCLILLSDLIGTPEQLHMDGKIVLLEDVDEAPHRIDAMLTHLINSGSIQGASGIVIGEMTRSDERADKTIGARPWREIVGERLSRLGIPTMIDFPFGHAKQMLSLPLGIRAEMDANLGTLKYTESLCEQD
- a CDS encoding hemolysin III family protein, coding for MRVREPFNAFSHLAGAILAVLGLAYLIFKNGVPSAPAYLVYGFGTAFLFISSAIYHWTKVAKPGLQKMDHAAIYCMIAGTYFPVALLGIGGALGVGVVVVQCVLCAIGVTTTILMDKPPTWLRLVLYLVMGWMMLPFIGILIPKISTVAVIWMFAGGLSYTIGTVVYASKRPKLWPGKFSFHELWHVFVLVGAACHFAVMTYL
- the lon gene encoding endopeptidase La, which gives rise to MARSGISSAKSKVNSHPLVAVRDQVQFPGMIMTLMVSRPATLTALDAALAGDQLVVVVLQRDGSVENPALSDLNSVGTLSEVLHVVPLPDGSSRAVLRGLSRASVSALENGRVGYAPIKSSDGDPLTVLASRRILTECFALLAANHRLVPPESMESIAAAQTDSAFADSVAFFLPCSASEKQSVLELNDLNERLSLLLRLAKQEESLISIEQEIRDQVDSEIGRAQRQFFLKEQLRAIQTELGGDGLSESDRFEELVADLPSSAKQCAQSEIRKLRTAESDSAEAQTARNYLETLVSLPWGTSAYAEIDLRQAQSAMDTNHFGLDSVKERMIEFLAVHKLNGSRQGAVLCFVGPPGVGKTSVAHTIAEVLGRPAVNIALGGLKDEAEIRGHRRTYVGSRMGKIMNAIRTAGVKNPVCILDEIDKMHDGAQGDPASALLEVLDAEQNRAFVDHYLEVPFDLSEVLFIATANLLDRLPCALLDRLEVIEFSGYSEGERVEIAQRHILPSTASSSGLGVTMPPLTEEATRLLASQYSRETGVRGLSRECKRLARKLATLQATDQPLPAIIDPAALIQLLGPAPIDHQVSHASQIGTAHGLVVTGYGGDVMQIEVGLARPLGPEPKLTLTGALGPVMQESVQTALSFVRSQLDSRQIDSRFDVHVHLPQAAIPKDGPSAGITLAIALFSAFTGRPASGKVAMTGEITLRGQILPVGGLREKILAAKRFGYGTVLYPGTLQAEVERMSEEVREGILLKPIKTFEESLDFAFDYAQTVSIL
- the lipB gene encoding lipoyl(octanoyl) transferase LipB, which produces MASFDVVDLGRMSYTEAFEVQNRYVAEVQGGRGDVLLLVEHPPVLTLGASFHAENLLYPRDFYAERGIDIQPTDRGGDVTYHAPGQLVAYPIFNVAQRGKDLHLWMRQLEESVIRGLSKINLEGERLDVNSGVWINEKKVCAIGIKLKKWVSMHGIAVNCNIDLEPFTWFVPCGIRTHGVTSICQELGKPFTTEEFKPHLIQGFHEVFDA
- a CDS encoding ribonuclease HII; the protein is MLDRRPGWAGADEAGRGPLAGPVVAAAVILPEQFNIQGLNDSKKLDPTKRELLETRIREGATFHIEFAWPDEIEQKNILHASLAAMSRAILSLKNPLGALIDGNQIPKGLSIPVETVVKGDGKIAEIAAASILAKNVRDRYMVEIATEFPQYGFDKHFGYPTPEHLEALRQHGPCPIHRRSFAPVAAFYQATLF
- a CDS encoding YraN family protein, with amino-acid sequence MSGNRVPKGREYEMLAVEFLRAKGFTIVTRNYTIRGGEIDIVALDGEELVFVEVRWRADDQAEWSITEEKLDAIRRVATAYLSEMPEEREFRFDFIAIGPSGLRHTERFL
- a CDS encoding phosphodiester glycosidase family protein, which encodes MRARLGLIFLVPVWLTASSFQSARSQVWEKPIAPGLIYREEIQLDPPRMIHSLRVIGQNPVISFLPELAGKTVFEPNSNGLGKVSGIVEETGAIAAINADFFSVNPAQGDPLGLMVRRGTFLSLPNPRRAVFAWGPTNSVFGFARFSGSVTPEGGSPIIIDGFNQECPENKVTLNTPDAGISKSKSPCLTVVLKVDGSRISPSTQIGATVVSASADAANMPLNDGKFTLVAHGSKIEQLADLQPGQRLTIKLSTAGFDWEKIENVVSGGSLLMRDGNIYVDAENEGFGTDFANVRHPRTAVGRTGDGDLVFVAIDGRQKMSVGATLSEAAEIMKELGCRDALNLDGGGSTTMNVLGLNLNRPSDKTGERPVANGVAFYGPKLPVIDTKMKFQIVGPLIVDGKAQARVVDGTGKEVPNIEVLWSLQGAAWIDQGGQITGLEKGPVTLQAFCRGTLLTAKIAIK
- the nadA gene encoding quinolinate synthase NadA translates to MYQPPLPPDYTNLSDDELRTRINAARAAMGKRLVILGHHYQRDEIIEHADFRGDSYKLAKLAAAAPDAEYIVFCGVHFMAESADILTPEDKVVILPNLAAGCSMADMANLFQVRAAWKQIHSVIGADEKVIPVTYINSAANLKAFVGEHEGTVCTSTNAPTAVKWALEQGTKMFFFPDQHLGRNTGVKLGYSPDEMVLWDPFKPMGGNTPEAIQQAKFILWKGHCSVHKRFTVEQIEKARRDHPGVHVIVHPECELEVVEAADSNGSTEFILDSITRAPSGTKWAVGTEINLVSRLAKEMPDKEILCLDPEICPCATMYRIHPSFLLWILENLVEGNVLNQVKVPAEVRENALISLQRMLTVCA